The Zingiber officinale cultivar Zhangliang chromosome 9A, Zo_v1.1, whole genome shotgun sequence genome window below encodes:
- the LOC122019021 gene encoding pectinesterase inhibitor 28-like: MAMAAGSLLFPFIFLLALPPVAASLLQATCSLTSNYAFCMSALQSDPRSLKAADVKSLSAIALRIAFADARSASACAAGLTRNATEARAALALSACADRYRNAGEALRWALRALKEENYDYADVHVSAAQEYAAACGRMFRRSPGADGGEPPVAYPDAMAKREEDLQRLCRTALEIISQLG, encoded by the coding sequence ATGGCGATGGCAGCTGGCTCCCTCCTCTTCCCTTTCATTTTCCTCCTCGCGCTCCCTCCCGTCGCCGCCTCCCTGCTCCAAGCCACCTGCAGCCTCACCTCCAACTACGCCTTCTGCATGTCGGCGTTGCAGTCCGACCCTCGCAGCCTCAAGGCCGCCGACGTCAAGTCCCTCTCCGCCATCGCCCTCCGCATCGCCTTCGCCGACGCCCGCAGCGCCTCCGCCTGCGCCGCCGGCCTCACCCGCAACGCCACCGAGGCGCGGGCCGCGCTCGCCCTCTCGGCCTGCGCCGACAGGTACCGGAACGCCGGCGAGGCGCTGCGGTGGGCCCTGCGGGCGCTGAAGGAGGAGAACTACGACTACGCCGACGTGCACGTGAGCGCCGCGCAGGAGTACGCCGCAGCCTGCGGCCGCATGTTCCGCCGGAGCCCTGGCGCAGACGGCGGCGAGCCGCCGGTGGCCTACCCGGACGCCATGGCCAAGAGGGAGGAGGACCTCCAGCGCTTGTGTCGCACTGCCTTGGAGATCATATCCCAACTCGGTTGA